GGAGCCGTGGCCGTCGTAGTCTTCACCGTTCTTGGCAATGCTGGTACCCAGCTCCGCATTGAACAGGTCGTAGTAGTCGGTGATGACCGGGTAGCTGCGCACACCGATCAGCTTGTCGTTACACATGGATTCCTGACCGGACACGGTACAGTCACCCACGTACACGCCCTGGCCCCAGGGGTTGTTGTGGTCGTAACCGTCATCGGCGACGTCAGCGAAGGAGCGGTGATCCGTGTTCACACCGGTATCGATGATGCCAACGATAATGCCTTCACCCTTGTGGGGAACGCCGGCGGTGGCATTCGCGCTACCGGTCCACAGCTGGTCGGCGCCGATCAGTTTCGGGCCTTCATCCGAGTGCAACTCGTAGATTTTCGAACGCTCGACAAAAGCGACGTCCGGCATTTGTGCGATGCGGCGCGCTTCGTCCTGGGTCATCTTCATGGAGAAGCCGTTCACCGCGTTGGTGAACTGGCGGCGTACCGCCTTGCTGCCAACCCGCTGCTGCACCTTGTTCAGCACCACCGCCTGCTTCTCGAGCAGGTGGCTGCGGTATTTTTCCACCGCGGGGGCTTGTGGCTGGCCGGCCTTGAACGGTTTGTTCAGGGTGGTTTTGCGGCCCTGCTTCATTAGCGTGGCGTGGGTGGGTGCAAAGCCCGCCTTGCCACCGCGGTAGGTCGCGACAGGTTCATCGCGCAGGCGCACCAGGTACACGTGCTCGCCGGTAATGCCGCGCTCCTCGATGAACTTCTCAGTCTGGCGGCGTACCTGCACATTGAGGCCGTCGTTCTGCAGCACAGAGTGCTGGGAGCCGGCGGCGGCGCGCTTGCGGAAACGATCCAGCTGCTCTGGCGTGAATTCCATCGCCTGTAGCTCGATGGCCTTGGTCGGCGCCGCGGGTGCCGGACCCGCCTGGGCGATGGCATGCACCGCGCCCGTGGCGTAAAGGCCGGCGGCAATCGCGCTGGCCAGGGTTTTTATTCTCATGAAGTTGCCCTACGTCGAATAGTTTGGCCCTGCGCAGATTCCCGAGACCGGGGCCACACTGGAGCCTGTTATTTTCGTTTTTGGCAGCCGGCCAGAATTTGCACAAAACCCAGCCGAAATACCGGAAGCCCGATATTAAGAATTTGCATATATGCAAAACAACCAGTTCTAAACCGGATCACTTTTCGGGACAGTCAAGGACGAGAAAGGACAAAAGGGCATTAATTCTGCCAAAAGCGCACCAATATGGGCCTCTTGGCGCGACACAATTCACAAGAGCCCCGTAAATCCGGGGCATTCTTTGCGATTGAAGCAAATCGACCTATTGGTCAGTTAGTGTTTTTGTCTCTACTGGCGGGAGGATTCAGTATTTTGTAAATGGCGGCGGCGGCGCTGGATCGTGCAGTCAATCACTCCTCAATCCCACATAAAGCGCAATAAAACGCTAATTATTTGCTTGTATACACAACTGAGTGGTGCAATCGTCTTGCAGACGTGCTTCCCGTTAGGGATTTATTGTTTTTTTGCTAAAAGTGTAAGAAAAGGGACAGTTTTTATGCAGTTTTTGCGAAAAGGAGTGAAAGGTGGCGCCGGATCCGACATTGCAATACCGCAGGGTCGCGCGCAGCACGGTACGATTTGGGATGGGAGCCCCCCAAACGGAGCGTGATTGACACCCGACCGAAACCCCATCGCGGATATCAGAGGGGATATCAGAGGGGATATCAGAGGGGATATCAGAGGGGATATCAGAGGGGATATCAGAGGGGATATCAGAGGGGATATCAGAGGGGATATCAGAGGGGATAGGAGAGGGACAGGAGCGGCCGCGACGGAGCGCGGTAAATCGGCTGGCGGCTACTAGACCAGGTGGCGAACCGCACGCGGCTACTCATTTAGCGCGTTCCACTCATCCGCGGTGAAGAAGCGCGACTCAAAATCTCCCCGGGCCGCGGCGTCACCGGTGTTCAGCACCGCCATGACACGAGCGATACGGCCGTTGGCGGCCACCACCGAGTGCCACACGTTGCCATCCATGTACAGCACGTCGCCGGTTTCGAGCAGTGCCGGGGCCTGCCCCTGTACAAAGGCCATCAGCTCCCCTTCCTGGATAATGATCACCTTCTCACCCGGGTGCCGCACAAATTCTGATGCCCAGATCGGGATAGGATCCACCTCCGCATAAATGCAATTCATGCTGCGGGGCTCCAGGTCAGTGAACATGTATTGCAGGCTGACCTCGAGTTCGCGGGTGGTTTCGCGCCCGCGCGCGCGGTTTATTGCCATCCGTGCCCGCGCAGGATGGCTGGCTGGGGCACGTGCAGATTCTGCGCCCTGAGACTGTAAAAACGCCTCCGGCGGCACCGCCAACACCTTGGCCAGGGCGTGAATTTTTTCGACATTCAGCGATAACTGCGTATTTTCGATGCGCGAAAGCGAGGATACGGATATGCCACTTTTGTCGGACAGCTCCCCCAGGGTCATCTGGCGCTCTTTGCGCAGTCGGCGCAGTGTCTTGCCGACGGATTCTTCTTCCTTGCTGGGTTTTGCCTTGCGGTGTGGCATGGGGTGCTGCTCTGTCG
This genomic interval from Microbulbifer sp. Q7 contains the following:
- a CDS encoding helix-turn-helix domain-containing protein, whose protein sequence is MPHRKAKPSKEEESVGKTLRRLRKERQMTLGELSDKSGISVSSLSRIENTQLSLNVEKIHALAKVLAVPPEAFLQSQGAESARAPASHPARARMAINRARGRETTRELEVSLQYMFTDLEPRSMNCIYAEVDPIPIWASEFVRHPGEKVIIIQEGELMAFVQGQAPALLETGDVLYMDGNVWHSVVAANGRIARVMAVLNTGDAAARGDFESRFFTADEWNALNE